In the Pongo abelii isolate AG06213 chromosome 18, NHGRI_mPonAbe1-v2.0_pri, whole genome shotgun sequence genome, TCAAGGGCAAACACGTGGATATTCCAAGGGAGAAAGCAGCCCTCTCCCTGCCCTGCAAGGTGATCCCCGATCCGGGAATTCCCACTTCTGAAGGATGTTCTGGAAAAGTGCAGATTAACTGAGATTCCTACTTCTGGATCAAGCACTCCTGACATTATCATTCCGATTTTCTAAAAAAGAGATTGTGGTAAAATCTACCTTGGTGAGATCAGAAAATGCAGCAGGGATGAATCACCGGCCCTCTCAGACCTCTCCGGCCTCCAGGCCATTCCTGAGAGACTCACTGCTCCGTTCTGTTGGCAGTGGGGGAGGTACGGGGCCGGATGGCACCCCAAGGCTCCCCCGATTGAGTGACAGCTCTGGCTCAGCAACACGCGGCCCAGGGATATTGGAATCGGCTGGCCCAGATTGGGGCTTGActgtcagccttggggctggGGCCAAGTCCGGAGGGAGGGGTCTCTTTGACTTTTTACAACATTCCTGGGAGTTCAGTGATATCAGCTCATGTTTTAGACTAGAAACTCAGTTTCCAATGGGCAAAACCACTCACTCAAGGTCACACCCAAAGCCTGAGCTCATGCCACCAGCTGGAAGAGGACGAAGAGaatcctctctcctttcctggaGGTCTGAAAGGTCAGCTTCTCTAAACCACTGCCACTTTTCCAGCTTCTTTCTCGGTCTATTCCTGAACCCCTCACCCACAGAGCCCTCCCCAGGGTCTTACAGAGAGTGTTCAAGGTCAAGGCTGGATGGACCTAGAGAAACCATTGAGCCCAGGGGATTTTAAACTGCCGGCAGGAACCTTGTTTCTGAGAAGGAATTTCAGGGGCTGTTGCAGAGAATGAAGAGAGGTCAGGCAGGTAGGTGCTCCCAGCTCTAGCTCAGCTAGAACAACCTGActttcatgttttatatattgGGATTCTTTGTatgactttggaaaaaaaaaatattttgatgctctccaccccccacccccaaaacaaACTAATTTTGAAATTGCTTTCATTTGTCTTACTGTACTGATAAGGAAGCTGAGAGTAGGGGACTTGTCCAGGGTGAGCTGATGGTGGAGGTTGGACTCTGTCTGCCTGGATTTGCACTTAACGTGCTCCCAGATTCAGACAGTTTCCATCCAGCAGACTCTCCTGAGTACAAAGGGCTTGTTTTTGCAAATCCACATCAGAGGCTCACATATGGCCTCCCCTCCAGTCCAGAGGGCATGGAGTTACTACCCTTCTCTCTCTGGGCCAAGGTCAGTGTTCTCTGGGCCAGGTAGCTGATATAGCTCCTCTTCCCCAAAGCCTAGCAATGTGCCTTGGACATTGGAGGTGCTCAGCATACGTTTTCTGATACTGACTTACCAGGAGCATGCAAAACAGCATGCCGATAACACTGCTATTTCCCTGGTATAGCAGACAAGGAGGTTCCCAACCCACGGTGCTTTGGGGGAAGATGGTTATTACCAGCACCCAAGTCCTTAAATTagagtgaataaatgaacatttGGCAAGTCCCTCTTGAAAGTTTGCCAGCCCCTGATGTCAGCCACACAAGTCCAATCTGTCCTGAGCCAAGGATACCGATTCAGAGGCATTTGCTGGGCCCACCCACTGGGTGCTCTGTGCCATGCCGGGAGCCTGCTCAGGAGAGATGAGGACTTAATGAAATCGAAGCCACTCAGAAGATCACCTTTTTCTGGTGAACCTTCATGCTGGTGGAACCAGCAGGGCTCAGATGCAATTTAGACAAACACTCTCCTTTCCCTCATTTCCTATCATATATCTTTCTCCAAAGAATTGGAGCAAGGGGGAAAGCTGGGGTTTTGTGCTTTCTCACTGTTTAATAATCTGGCTCCTGGAACTTTGTAGAAATTCCTTAGAGAAAGGCCTGTTTTGCTCAATGGATggcaaagttcttttttttttttttttttttttttgagaaggagtcttgctctgtcacccaggctggagtgcagtggcgcgatctcggctcactgcaatctctgcctcctgggttcaagtgattcccctgcctcagcctcccaagtggctgggattacaggcgcctgccaccacgcccggataatttttgtatttttagtagatggggtttcacagtttTGACCAGGATTTGGTTAGAattttgaactcctaacctcaggtgatccacccaccttggcctcccaaagtgctgggattataggtgtgagctaccacgcccagttccttttttttttttttttttttgagacagggtcactatctgtaacccaggctggagtgcagcggcatgatctcggctcactgcagcctcaaccccctgggctcaagcgattcttgtgcctcagcctcccaagcagttggaaCAGAGGCAcgtactaccatgcccagctaatttttttttttttttgaaacggagtctctctctgtcacccagactgtagtgcagtggcacgatctcagctcactgtaacctccacctcccgggttcaagcaattctctgcctcagcctcctgagtagctgggattacaggcgcccgccaccacacccagctaatttttgtgcttttagtagagacaggatttcaccatcttggccaggctggtcttgaactctggacctcgtgattcacccgcctcggcctcccaaactggcccagctaatttttgtattttttgcagagacagagttttgccatgttgcccaggctggtgttgaactcctgggatcgAGCAATTggccccgccttggcctcccaaaggcctgagccaccacgctccACCCACAGTTCTTTTCCTCCCTGGTTGAGGGGTTGTATTCCTCACCTTTCAATTTGGACCGAACCTTGTTGGCCGTCTTCTTGATGTCTGCAGTGAGGTCCTCCAGCTCCTGTTTGGTCTCTGAAGGGAGGGCGAGGGCAAGTGAGATGTCTGGGTGGGAAACCCAGACcccttctcctcccaccccccagtCCCCAGCAGCCACACTCACTCTCATCTGGGTTGGGGGCGGCCAGGATGGCGCTATGCTGTTTTTTCACCTGCTCCACATCCTCCGACAGTTTCTCAATGCAGCCCCGGATCTCTTCCACCTGGAGCAGAAAATCGGCTATACCCAGCCAAGCTGTCAGGCCAAACAACGGGTTCCAGGGGAACCAGCCAGGGTTCAGGGGGATGGACCAGCCCCAGAACGGCTGATAAAAGGCCAGGGAGGGTGCAGGAGCAGGGGAGTGGGGGACAGGGAAGAGGAAGTTGTTGGTGGCTAGGGGCTgggtgctggggctggggctggggctaggGCTGGGTgccggggctggggctgggcggTGGGActaggggctggggctggggctggggttgggggctggggctggggctggggttgggggctggggctggggctgggtgctggggctggggctggggctggggctgggcagtgggactaggggctggggctggggctgggtgctggAGCTGAGCGCTGGGGCTGGGGGCCTTGGAGGCCCATTACCTGTTCAAAGAACTCATCCATGAAGTGGTCCCGATCCACGTGGACCACCTCCTCTTCATCATCACTGTCTTTCGCCTGGGGGCAAGGAAGGCTGAGTCCGTGAGCAGACCCTACCTGGGTCCCCAAGGCTGGCTCTCCGGCTTTCCCACCCTCTCCCTGCCATGCACACACAGGTGCTCCCAGCTCTAGGCTCAGAGAAGGGGTCCTGGGAGGGGTCCCATGCAGGGGAGATGGCAAAGGCACCAAAAGTGTTTGTCAGCCCAAAGGATTCCTTAGAAGGAACTGGCAAAAGACCCCTCTCAGGGTGGATGTGGCCTTGGGGGCGCAGAGCCAGCCTTGACCAGCCAATAGGGATGATTTCAATATTTCAACAACCGGCTCAACGTCAGGCTTATAGTAACTGACCCTGGGCTCCATGAAGGGTCCTGGACTGGAGTCCCGGGAGCCTGGATCTCCCTACTGTCCCTGCCCTCCTGCCCGGATCTCACTttactccttctcttcctctcctgcccCACCCGACCAGACATGTTCCCTATGCAAGGTCATTTCACTGCCAGCGGCAGGCGCCAAGTTGAGCAAGCAATGAGGGCTGGATAAGAGACACGGGCAGCACCCCGACCTCCCTTGCGCCCTGTGCCCCCCTCTTCCCGcccactctccctcccctcccagccgGCTCTCCCTCGCAGTGGATTCACTTGCTTTCATCCAGCCCCTTCCAACTTCACACCCACCTACTCTTGCTGGCTTGGATTTCCCAGTTGCAACCTGCAGCTGCTCAACCCTCCACCCTCAGGGCTCAGAGACACAAAGAGATTTACCCACCCACAGCACCACTGCCACCGACAGACAGACTCGAGACACAGACAGAAGAGCTGACACCCAAGGCACACAGGAATAGGCCCCCCCGACACCCACATGGAGATGCACTGATGCTGGCGTTCACCCGCACGCAGACTCACAGCTGAGCTGCACTGACATGTGTGGACACACTGGCGTTCAGCTGCACCCCTGAGGACATTTGGGAGGGCTCACTGGGCTTGTTCTTCCAGCTTTTCCGAGCCTCATGTCTGCACACACGCTCAGAGCTGGACAGGAGAGGCTGTAGGGGAGGTGCCCCATGCTACACACACCTGAGTCCTTCTCTGCTTGGGACAGAGGTCTGACGGCAAAATCTGAGCCCATCAAGCTTAATGACATCTGGAGCCCTGATCAGCCCCAGTGGAAATGTATACAGAGGTCATCCTGATTTCCAAAAAGAACCCAGCCAGAGCTCAGACAGAATCCAAACCCTAGAGCCTGGGTGAAAGCAAGACAGGATCCAAACAGCATCCACCTGGGGGTGTAGTCAGTTGGAATCCAAAAAGAAGAGCTTGCCAGGGTCCCAGCGGAACGCAGACAGGGCCTAACAGAAACCAGACAGGCTCAGACTGAACTAGCCGAGGCTCACACAGATCCCAGACAGATCCCAGACAGCTCAGATTGAACCTAGACAGGGCCAGATGGGACCTAGGTGCAGTCCACACAGCCAAAACTCAGGATCAGCAGTGCCCCACAGCCCCAGGAAAAGCCCGCACAGCCCGGGGGGCCTCCAGCTCCACGCTCCTGAagccaccccagcctccctgctAAGCCCAGCCCAAATGGAACTCCAGGGAGTCTTCACACAGACGCTGGGCCCACACTGTGTCGGAAAATGTGTTCAGCACTTGGGTTGAGTTTCCAGACAATCCCAACCATCCGCCTGGAAAGGGGGTTTCCTCCGTCTTAGCTCACGGTTGCCCCCAGAAAGTGGGGCGGCACAGGTGGCATAAGTTGGGGACCCTGAGAGGCTCTGGGATGCTGGGCTCACCTCTGAGGACCCATCGGCCTACCAGGATGCTCTTCACTTTCTCTGTCCTCAAAACCCAGCTGTGCTACAAGGCCTCCTTCCCCTAGAGCCAAAAGCCTTCCTCTGCCCTTTCTCTCCCTTCAACCACTCACTCAGCCACCAGCCTCACGCAGGTCATGCGGCCTCTCCCTGGCCCGGGTGCCTGAGGACTTTCCCGTTCTCTGTGTCTCTCACTTTCCCATGCTAACGTTAGGAACTCTTTCCTAAAATCTAATTTCAATCTCTCCTGTTGTTCTTGGAGCCACCTCCCTTAGGTTCATTTCTGGAGCACCCTGGGCTACCTATTTGTTTGCCttcaagagaggaagaaagatagAAGGCCCAAGTGTGGTTTATTTGGTATAATAAATACAAAGAGAGCTGGGAGCTAATAATCCTCTACCATTTACAAACACTTTTACATCCATAATCCTTTTTGATCCTCAGCACCACCAGCCCTGTAAGAAAAGCTGCATAAACATCAtcgtccccatttcacagatgagggaacAGGAAGCCAGAGGGGAGAAAGgagagtgacttgcccaagggcacCCAGGCCACATAGGGCCAGAAAACCATGGACATCCAGCCCTGCAAAGACCCCTGTTAGGCTCCAGACTGGGCTACCTCCCCCGCTGACTTTCGGTTCCCAGTTACTTTCCCTCTCAGTGAGCGCCTGCTGAGTCCCAATCTGGGGAAGGCTCTGTGTCCGGACAACCTAGCAAAATAAGAGCACTTGATGCTATTTTTTGCGTAAGTCTTACATtcttgttatctcatttaatcttcattagGACTCTGTAAGGACCATTGGCcaacataattataattatgcAAATATTTAGATGGTGTTTTACAATGTGCCGGGCACTGTTCTATGTGCTCCACATATATCTATCCATTTCATTCTTATAAAAGTCCCCTTGGAGGTATTATTATAGCCCCCTTttataaatggggaaactgaggcatagagctAAATAACTCAGGCCAgctgtagtggctcacacctataatcccagcactttgggaggctctggtgggaggatcacttgaacccaggagttcaagaccagcctgggcaacatagcaagaccatgcctctacaaaaaatacaaaaattagctgggcatggtggtgtgcacctgtagtcccagctacttgggaggctgaggtaggaggatccctggagctcaggaggttgtgagctgtgattgtgccactgcactccagcctgggtgacagagcaagaccccgcctcttaaaaaaaaaaaaaaaaaaaaagaacttgtccCAGGTCAGCTGTTAGAAGACCATTTGGCTCTACCCCTGAGCCTAGTCTCTGCATTTGCTGAGTGGTAACAATGCCTACCCCCGGCCGATCCCAtgttacagacaaggaaacaggctcagagaggttgccTGACCTGCCTAAAGCTTCACAGCAAATGAGGCCAGAGGCAGGACCTGAACCCAGGACTGTCTGGCACTAAATCTCAGGCTCTCTCCCTTCTATCCTGCTGACAGATGGCAGTCCCTCGTGGTCCTAAAAAGCCCACTCTGCCATGTCCCCAGGACTGCTGAACTCCTGCACCCAGGATGGAAAATCAGTAGGAGGGGCCCAGGGCTGCAGGAAGAGCTTGGACAGGAGGCCAGGCCTCCCAGCCTCCATCTGTCTTGCTGTGTGACCCCAGGCAAACTTCGACTCCTCCCTGGGCCCCAGTTCCCTCATCACTGAAATGAGCAGACCGGTGCAAGTGCCCATCCTGCTCTGAGGGGCCCTCCGTGCTCTGAGTGATGCATATTTAGTAATGAGCACAGCATCCATTTCTGGAAGAAGTTAGGCCAGCCAAAAAGAAAGCAGGCTGTGGGCAAACCATACTACCTAGGAAAAGATGATCAAAGGTGCCCCAGTCTACTTTATGGTGGCCTCAGGTTGCAGGTGAATGagtcaagcctcagtttcctcatgtgcaaATCGAGGAGGATAACAATTcacatacatataacatatatgtgcTGATTACCATGAGTTGGGTCCTATTACAAgtgctttgcatttctttttttttctttttccttctttttttttttttttgagagatgagatctcactatattgcccaggctggtctcgaactcctgggctcaagagatcctccctccttggcctcccaaagcgctgggatgacaggcgtgagccactgcacccagcctgcatttcttgtttaatcctcataaccaCTCCATGAGGTCATATTCTTATTCTCATTGGACAGatgaggaggtggaggtgcagagattgggtaacttgcccaagatcacacagctgatgGGATGACTCAAACTCAGGCACTCTGCTCTACAGCGCACAGCTCCTTGAGCACTTGAGAGGGATTGAATGAGAGAGTGCAGCGCCCCGAGCCCCTTCCAGAAGCACCTGGGTACTGCGCACATCAGATCCAAGCCTCCAGCTGCAGCCTGACCTCTTCAGGGGCCCCCTAAGTCCAGGTCTTCCACACCGGAGCCACCATGGGCCTTGTGTGTATGTCGATGTGGAGTGACGGCAAGGACAGATACAGAAGCGGAAGGAGGAGAGTGACAGTGAGAGCCAGCAAGTCAGTGACCAGAGAGACAGATGGTGAGACAGTGACAAAAACACAGAGGCGGCAAGAGACTGGAATTGGGTGACAGAAAAGTCAGAgagagtgtgcgtgtgtgtacgtgtgtgtgtgtaaacacatGCGTGCCCCAGCACTGACACACACGGGCTCCTCATGCTCCTCAGGGGTGCAAGCATCATCGTTTGATCGGAGGCAGCAGCCTCCCCCCtgcgccccttcccccaccctctgCTTCAGTCCATCTGTCTCCCTGGCTGGGGCCTCTCCTTGCTCCCTCCCCCTGAGCAGCCTGGCCCTCTCACCCTGACCTCTCTCCTCCATCTTTCTTACCTTACCCCCTGCCCCTTTCTCATCCTCCCTCTGCCTCGTgaagtcattcattcatctaacaGATGTGTCTGATTTGTGCCAGGTGCTCTTCTGGGTGCTGCTGGCGATGTGGTGGTGAAGAAGACAGGCAAGAAGGGCCTGCCTCCAGGGAGCCGGCATTCCAGTGGGGGAGGCAGACAATGGGAGGTGAACAAGACCATTTCAGATTGTGCTGAATAGCAGGAGGGAGATAAGCAGAAAGATGGGATCAAGAGACACGGGGATTGGGGGGGATTGTAGAAGGAGTTCTACAGGACGGTCAGCAGGGCTTTTCTGGGGAGATGACATCTGAGCTAGGTCCTGAAGGAGCCAACTGTGCCACAATGCTGGGGAAACAGAATTCAGGGCAGATGGAACAGCATGCtggacagagggaacagcatgcaCGAAGGTCCTTGGACAGAGGTAAACTTGTGTGTTTGGATAGCAGAAAGAAGCCCAGTAccagccgagcgcggtggctcatgcctggaataccagcactttgggagggcgaggtgggaggatcatttgaggccaggagttcaagaccagtctggtcaacatagaccccatctctacaaaagtaaaaagaattagccaggcctggtggagcgcatctgtaatcccagctactcgagaggctgaggcaggaggatccctggagaccaggaggtcaaggctgcagtgagctgtgattgcaccgctgcactccagcctaggcaacagaggaagaccatgtctctaaaaacatttttttaaatataaataaaggcaGCCCAGAGCAGCTGGAGGATATGGATCCATCGCCCAGGGTTCGCTGGTCTCCGCCCCCTGTGATTTCAAGGCTGCGTTGCTAAAGCACCTACTGTGCCTGCCTCATACCTGAGGGCCTTCGGGGCTCAGGGCGGTCCCTCAGCAGCCTTCATCCTGTCCAGCCTCAGATTCAGGCTCCTGCACTGCAGGCCCCGCCTTCGTCCCAGGTTGTCTCCGCACTTCTCCCACCCGACTCCACAGCTGCGTCTCAGACCTCAGCCCTCCCTGTGCCCCTCCTGTCTTCTCCCATAACCCACCTTCCTCTCCACCTCACTCGCTCTGCTCTTTCCTCTTGAGCCCCACTCTGGCTTCACTCCTTAGACCCTGGGACACCTATTTAGCTGATTAACTCCTCATCACAGCCTCCACAATCAGCCTAGCACCAACCAAGGTTGCCTGGTAAACTGGATGCAGAAAACCCTGGTTCAAGCCCACCTCGACCATTAAAAGCTAtctgaccttgaacaagtcaggTTTTTTTAACCCCCTCTGGCCctcaatgtaaaataaaataggggCCAAAATAAAATAGGGGCCATGTCCTGCCCATCGCAGGGGGCTTGTGTGGTGTTGAAGAGAAATAAACAAGCCATCTGCTGGGTAACAGACACACAGCACTGTTGGGCACCAGGCCCCCTCCTAGGCACTTGATGCATATTAACTACTTCCAGTCCTCAGGATAACCCTGTGAAACAGGTACTCTTACTTCTCCCAATTCATACACGAAGAAATTGAGgaccagagaggttaagcaacttgcccaaggtctcacaggAAGTAGCAAAattagaatttgaacccagacagtctGGCTCCCGAAACCACTGTGTGACAAACGGACTTGAGAACCCCTTGGGAATGCCAAGGTACTGTTGGAAAGACAATCAGTCCCCTGGGCTAACGTCCCCTCCCACCACCGCCCCTGCCTCATCCCTCCCAGTGTCTCAGAGACCCCATTTCCAGGTCCCCCACACCCTGCCGGGTGTCTCCCGCATCCCAGCCTCCTTGCTTTCAACTGTAGCAGGGAGACCCTTACACTACCCTAATCTGTCAGCTTTTCCCACCCCGCCCGCCCCCTCTTGAATCTCCAGTTTCCCTGAGCTGTGACTAATACCAAAGCCACTACATCCACTCAGCCCCTTCACCCTTCCACACCACCTCCGGCAGCCACAGCCAACAGGATTCCTTACCTCTGAGCAGGGGCCCCTGACTCATTCATGAggcctccccctcccctgcctccccctTACCCCGCTTAgccttttccctccctctttcttgaaTTATACCCCAATTCCACACCACCTGATCCCAACCCACTTCGATTTCCCTGGGTTTTAGAGTCATGGAATAGTCCTGGTAGCAGGGGAGCTGGGTTCAAGTCCGGATCCCTCacctgctagctgtgtgacctttggcaagttatTCAACCactccgggcctcagtttccccaaatcTAAAATGAAAGAGCCTCTCCATCCACTTGCCAGGAGGTCAGTGGGGCTCTAATGACATCACAGAGGAAAGCCTGCTCTGCAAACTGAGGAGTGGAATTGACAGCACCGATGCTGAAGCCGgcttgcctgggtttgaatcctgcctttaccagctgtgtgaatttggtctaattacttaacctctctgagctcagtgtccttatctataaaatgagataacatatacctatatatctaAAAAGGTATTTATATATCTATGAAATGAGATAACTAGTCTCATAGGATTGCTGTGAGGATCAAAATGAGTGAATATGCATAAAACACTTCAAACAATGTTTATTATTACTGTCATTTTCCTCATGCCTGAGTGTATATTCagtaaaaatgtaataaagaaaCCTTCAAAATTCCCTCCCTCAGCCACCAGCTCCTCCTTGCTTCCCATTTGGCAACCTGTCTGTCCCCAGAGACAGCGGTCACTTGCCTCCAAACACCTTCTCCTCGTCTGTCTGTAACCTGGGTCCCCACCCTCAAATCCAGGGGACAGCTCTACACCCCCAGTGCTGAAACTTCTGTTTCAAAGGCCAGAAAAGCAGACACCTGTGTCAACCTGGCAGACAGGAAACCCAGACTGCAGTCTGCCCCCCACCCACTTGCTtggtgaccttgggccagtcccTTCCCACgcctgaatctcagtttcctcatctgtcaagtgGGGTAATAACCCCTGGGGTAACAACCCACCAGTTCCCTGTAAAGGTTCAGTGCATTGGGCAGCTCAGCTGGGGCTGGTACCCTTATTAACATAACACCACCAGCCCAGCACAGTGCGGACTGTCAGCGCTGCCTCCTCGGGCCTCAGGTCATTTCTCCAAATGCCCCAGCGTCCTCCCTGCCCCTGAAACCATTCTCATCGAGCCCCACTCTCCAGTTCCTCCAGGTAGCAGCCTCCACTGCAGTCCTTCCCCTGTCCCCCCAAAACCAGGGACTTCCTGGCCAGACTCCTGGAGCCGGGCCTCTTCAGGCCTGCAGACCTGGGGCCTGCATCAGCCCTTGACTGCCCCGGGTGCCCCAGTTCCCCCCAGCAGAGCGTGGCCCGTGTTCCATGGCCCTCTCCTCTGCATCCCCATCTCCCACCTCTGGGTCACCCCGTCTCAGGCCCTGGCCCTCTGGCTCTCTCCGGAGGCCACCTCTTCCCTCCCTGTCTCAGAGAGATGCCCCCTCCCTATGGGGAGTGACAcgcgcgtgtgcacacacacacacacacacacttcattcATTGCCAGGTGCTGGCATCTCAGTCCCAACCTGTGTCCTTCCCCGTAGCATCCCCTGAATCTGGGTCCTGCTAGACTCTCAGCCTGGCCCAGTCACCGCCCCCATGCTTCTCTTTGGCAAACCGGCCCGGGGGATGACAGTCCCCTCCGGTCTCTCCTGACATGCACTCTCTGCCATCCCCAGACCAGACCCTGGGGCCCTCCTGGGAATGCGGGGTGTTCGAAGCCCCTGAGACCTCTCCTGCCCCCTTGTGTCTTAATGGCCTCCAACCCCTTCCAGCCACTGTCCCCAAAATGCAGGTTCACTGGAGAGACATCAGGCGCCTGAAGATACTGGGGTGCCCCGGCTACCAACCTCCGATCTCATCCTTCGCCCCCACGTCCCAGCACCTCCCCCACTCCATCCCCACGCGCTCCCCCAATATTGGGGTCCCGCCCCCccattctccccacccccaagctCACACTCCGCAGCTCCTGAGTCCGATCCTTCATCCTGCGacggctcctcctcctcctcctcgtcctcctgcctctgctgctgCTCCGGGTCTCCCGCCTCTGTGCCGGAGGCCGGGGTCTGGGGGCGCCGGGGGGCGCCGCGGCCGCTGCGGGGGGCCtgcgggcgggggcggggccgggggctgCTGGCCGAGGGccgggcaggggcaggggcctgGGCCGGGCTCGGCTCTGCCGGGCTGCGGTGGCGATGCGGCTGCGGCACAGGGTAGGATGGAGGGATGCGGGAGCCGAGCGCGGGGGAGGGGGGCggagggaggtgaggaggaaGCGAGGGCGGGGGGAGCGGGAGCGCGCAGGGAGCAGGGGGCATGCGCAGCGCCCGGGCCTGGGGCGCCTGGGGGTTGTAGTCACGGGCTTGGGGGACACCCGAGGAGGGGGCGGGAGAGGCCTGGAGGCGGGTGGGGGTGGGCAGAGCCCGAGGAGCAGGGAGCGATGCGGAGAGCCAAGCGGAGATGCTAGGGTGGCCCGGGGGGTGGGGTGGCCCGGCGGAAAGAGGGGGTGAGGGAATGAATTCAGGGAATAACCTGGGAGCCGGGATGTGGATCCCTTTCCAGGAGACACAGATCGCGGCTGTGTTTTGTGTCTGGTGTCTGCGTGAGGCTGCGCGCGACCACCTCTGGGTGCGAGCCCGTGTGTGTTCCTGCAGGAGGCTCTTCGGACACTAGAAATAGAAAGACTGACCCTCTGTGTGGTTTTTACGATGCAGGGAACCAGCCAGGTGCTTGCTGAGAAGGACACGGGGCTTGTGTTGCACAGCCTGGGCCTCTCCCGCCGCGGTGGGTCTCGGAGCTCTGCTTGTCTGCCTCCGGGGACAGGGTGATCACTACCTCCCAGGACCTCCTGGCCCATCTGCAGATGGCTCTGACTGTTGAACATGAAATTTGTCCTTAGTGGGAAGGGAAATCAGGTGCCCCTGAGGGTCTGAGTGACCTCCTGTTCTTAAGcccacctctcctctccccatcctTACACCACACCATCTGCTCCCACCCCCTGCAATGGGGCGCCGGTCCCCAATGGGACAGGTCTTGACTCTtaatcgatcctcctgcctcagcctcccaaagtactgggattacatgcctgggccaccacgcccggcatttTCTTGCCAGGTACCCAGTGACCTCCTTGGTGCCAAATCTGTGTCTGATAAACACTCATCCCACACCGCCAGTCGGGCCTTACCATCCCT is a window encoding:
- the STX1B gene encoding syntaxin-1B isoform X2, whose amino-acid sequence is MGQEVLGGSDHPVPGGRQAELRDPPRRERPRLCNTSPVSFSASTWLVPCIVKTTQRVSLSISSVRRASCRNTHGLAPRGGRAQPHADTRHKTQPRSVSPGKGSTSRLPGYSLNSFPHPLFPPGHPTPRATLASPLGSPHRSLLLGLCPPPPASRPLPPPPRVSPKPVTTTPRRPRPGRCACPLLPARSRSPRPRFLLTSLRPPPPRSAPASLHPTLCRSRIATAARQSRARPRPLPLPGPRPAAPGPAPARRPPAAAAAPPGAPRPRPPAQRRETRSSSRGRRTRRRRRSRRRMKDRTQELRSAKDSDDEEEVVHVDRDHFMDEFFEQPIFCSRWKRSGAALRNCRRMWSR